Proteins encoded within one genomic window of Brassica rapa cultivar Chiifu-401-42 chromosome A09, CAAS_Brap_v3.01, whole genome shotgun sequence:
- the LOC103833932 gene encoding serine/threonine-protein kinase BLUS1 isoform X2, with protein MVSPLRQVIQAFISRRRRKKMASGGGTSSKEKKGFSVNRKDYKLMEEVGNGASAVVHLAIYLPTKEVIAIKCLDLDRCNTNLDDIRREAQTMSLIDHPNVIKSYCSFAVEHKLWVVMPFMAQGSCFHLMKAAYPDGFEEPAICCILKETLKALDYLHRLGHIHRDVKSGNILLDDTGEIKLGDFGVSACLFENGDRQRSRNTFVGTPCWMAPEIMQPGSGYDSKADIWSFGITALELAHGHAPFSKYPPMKVLLMTIQNAPPGLDYDRDKKFSKSFREMVALCLVKDQTKRPTAEKLLKHSFFKNAKSPEICVKKLFADLPPLWTRVKDLQDKDAELALKGLDQEAISKSEYQRGVSTWNFNIEDLKEQAASLDDDDILEEGMEEDDFFDNKASNRGQVPSEDMNGKEKVSDSFSLTASPVEPATPSPKHGVPQAKAKPLRVQAHESGPQKGHVYARPAASSRVEPSFTGALSLPKRASENSFSAPSKSSGGFRDSLADKSKANVVQTKGRFSVTSEYLDLARARPLRKSTSVGLLESKMPIKELISRPASPSPPSSPPFIMPQLQNLVLQTSKQQELIINLLKNLQVTEATDGSQNGKLPLMPGGSDINGTVVEPISSERERLLLNKISELQSRMKEVTEELDEEKSKHAQLQQQLKTLLSYAEAYAEE; from the exons ATGGTGTCTCCGCTTCGTCAAGTTATACA GGCATTTATCAGTCGTAGACGGCGTAAGAAAATGGCGAGCGGTGGTGGTACCAGTAGCAAGGAGAAGAAAGGTTTCTCCGTAAACCGTAAAGATTACAAGCTTATGGAAGAAGTTGGAAATGGTGCTAGTGCTGTCGTCCATCTTGCAATTTATCTTCCTACTAAAGAAGTCATCGCCATCAAGTGTTTGGATCTCGATCGCTGCAACACCAATCTG GATGATATAAGGAGGGAGGCTCAGACCATGAGTTTGATAGACCATCCGAACGTGATAAAGTCGTATTGTTCGTTTGCGGTTGAGCATAAGCTCTGGGTCGTCATGCCTTTCATGGCTCAGGGTTCGTGCTTTCACCTTATGAAGGCAGCATATCCTGATGGATTTGAAGAGCCTGCTATATGTTGTATCCTTAAAGAAACGCTTAAAGCTCTTGATTATCTTCATAGACTCGGCCATATCCATCGAGATGTTAAGTCTGGGAACATACTACTTGATGATACTGGAGAGATTAAGCTAGGCGATTTTGGTGTCTCTGCGTGCCTTTTTGAAAACGGCGATAGGCAACGTTCAAGAAACACATTTGTTGGTACTCCATGCTG GATGGCACCGGAAATCATGCAGCCAGGAAGTGGATACGATTCCAA GGCTGATATTTGGTCTTTTGGAATAACTGCGCTGGAGTTGGCTCATGGTCATGCACCTTTCTCTAAATATCCACCCATGAAG GTACTCTTAATGACGATTCAAAATGCTCCCCCTGGCCTTGATTATGACCGTGATAAGAAGTTTTCAAAG TCTTTTAGAGAAATGGTAGCGTTATGTCTGGTGAAAGATCAAACAAAAAGGCCAACCGCTGAAAAGTTGTTAAAACACTCGTTTTTCAAGAATGCAAAGTCTCCAGAGATTTGTGTGAAAAAGTTATTTGCTGATTTGCCACCTCTCTGGACACGTGTTAAAGATCTTCAG GATAAGGATGCTGAGCTTGCTTTGAAAGGACTTGACCAGGAAGCTATATCAAAG AGTGAATACCAAAGAGGAGTAAGTACTTGGAACTTCAATATTGAAGATTTGAAAGAACAAGCAGCTTCG CTAGATGATGATGACATCTTAGAAGAGGGTATGGAAGAAGATGATTTTTTTGATAATAAGGCCAGTAACAGAGGACAAGTGCCATCAGAAGACATGAACGGAAAGGAAAAAGTTTCAGATTCTTTCAGTTTAACTGCTTCGCCTGTTGAACCAGCAACGCCAAGTCCAAAGCACGGTGTCCCACAGGCCAAGGCTAAGCCATTGAGAGTCCAGGCTCATGAGAGTGGACCACAGAAAGGCCATGTTTATGCAAG GCCGGCTGCATCATCCCGTGTAGAACCTAGCTTTACCGGAGCATTGAGTCTTCCAAAGCGTGCTTCAGAAAACAGTTTCTCAGCTCCTAGCAAATCTTCTGGAG GATTCCGTGATTCTCTGGCTGACAAGTCAAAGGCTAATGTGGTTCAAACCAAAGGAAGATTCTCAGTAACATCAGAGTACTTAGATCTTGCAAGG GCACGCCCTTTGAGAAAATCTACCAGTGTTGGTTTACTCGAATCTAAAATG CCCATCAAGGAGTTAATTAGTCGTCCTGCGTCTCCTTCGCCTCCTTCGTCTCCTCCGTTCATCATGCCTCAACTTCAAAATCTGGTCCTTCAAACTTCAAAACAACAG GAACTTATTATTAATCTACTGAAAAACTTACAAGTTACTGAAGCAACAGATG GCTCTCAAAATGGAAAGTTGCCACTTATGCCTGGAGGATCTGACATCAATGGAACT GTTGTTGAACCAATATCTTCAGAGAGAGAAAGGCTACTGCTTAACAAGATATCTGAGCTTCAGTctag GATGAAAGAGGTGACTGAAGAACTTGACGAAGAAAAGTCAAAACACGCACAA CTGCAGCAACAATTGAAAACACTGCTGAGTTACGCAGAAGCTTATGCAGAAGAGTAA
- the LOC103833932 gene encoding serine/threonine-protein kinase BLUS1 isoform X1: protein MVSPLRQVIQAFISRRRRKKMASGGGTSSKEKKGFSVNRKDYKLMEEVGNGASAVVHLAIYLPTKEVIAIKCLDLDRCNTNLDDIRREAQTMSLIDHPNVIKSYCSFAVEHKLWVVMPFMAQGSCFHLMKAAYPDGFEEPAICCILKETLKALDYLHRLGHIHRDVKSGNILLDDTGEIKLGDFGVSACLFENGDRQRSRNTFVGTPCWLVIIVGFLQSGIIKLHTLLSTRPFIISVCRMAPEIMQPGSGYDSKADIWSFGITALELAHGHAPFSKYPPMKVLLMTIQNAPPGLDYDRDKKFSKSFREMVALCLVKDQTKRPTAEKLLKHSFFKNAKSPEICVKKLFADLPPLWTRVKDLQDKDAELALKGLDQEAISKSEYQRGVSTWNFNIEDLKEQAASLDDDDILEEGMEEDDFFDNKASNRGQVPSEDMNGKEKVSDSFSLTASPVEPATPSPKHGVPQAKAKPLRVQAHESGPQKGHVYARPAASSRVEPSFTGALSLPKRASENSFSAPSKSSGGFRDSLADKSKANVVQTKGRFSVTSEYLDLARARPLRKSTSVGLLESKMPIKELISRPASPSPPSSPPFIMPQLQNLVLQTSKQQELIINLLKNLQVTEATDGSQNGKLPLMPGGSDINGTVVEPISSERERLLLNKISELQSRMKEVTEELDEEKSKHAQLQQQLKTLLSYAEAYAEE, encoded by the exons ATGGTGTCTCCGCTTCGTCAAGTTATACA GGCATTTATCAGTCGTAGACGGCGTAAGAAAATGGCGAGCGGTGGTGGTACCAGTAGCAAGGAGAAGAAAGGTTTCTCCGTAAACCGTAAAGATTACAAGCTTATGGAAGAAGTTGGAAATGGTGCTAGTGCTGTCGTCCATCTTGCAATTTATCTTCCTACTAAAGAAGTCATCGCCATCAAGTGTTTGGATCTCGATCGCTGCAACACCAATCTG GATGATATAAGGAGGGAGGCTCAGACCATGAGTTTGATAGACCATCCGAACGTGATAAAGTCGTATTGTTCGTTTGCGGTTGAGCATAAGCTCTGGGTCGTCATGCCTTTCATGGCTCAGGGTTCGTGCTTTCACCTTATGAAGGCAGCATATCCTGATGGATTTGAAGAGCCTGCTATATGTTGTATCCTTAAAGAAACGCTTAAAGCTCTTGATTATCTTCATAGACTCGGCCATATCCATCGAGATGTTAAGTCTGGGAACATACTACTTGATGATACTGGAGAGATTAAGCTAGGCGATTTTGGTGTCTCTGCGTGCCTTTTTGAAAACGGCGATAGGCAACGTTCAAGAAACACATTTGTTGGTACTCCATGCTGGTTGGTTATTATTGTCGGTTTTCTTCAATCCGGTATTATTAAGCTTCACACTTTGCTCTCTACTCGACCATTTATCATTTCTGTTTGTAGGATGGCACCGGAAATCATGCAGCCAGGAAGTGGATACGATTCCAA GGCTGATATTTGGTCTTTTGGAATAACTGCGCTGGAGTTGGCTCATGGTCATGCACCTTTCTCTAAATATCCACCCATGAAG GTACTCTTAATGACGATTCAAAATGCTCCCCCTGGCCTTGATTATGACCGTGATAAGAAGTTTTCAAAG TCTTTTAGAGAAATGGTAGCGTTATGTCTGGTGAAAGATCAAACAAAAAGGCCAACCGCTGAAAAGTTGTTAAAACACTCGTTTTTCAAGAATGCAAAGTCTCCAGAGATTTGTGTGAAAAAGTTATTTGCTGATTTGCCACCTCTCTGGACACGTGTTAAAGATCTTCAG GATAAGGATGCTGAGCTTGCTTTGAAAGGACTTGACCAGGAAGCTATATCAAAG AGTGAATACCAAAGAGGAGTAAGTACTTGGAACTTCAATATTGAAGATTTGAAAGAACAAGCAGCTTCG CTAGATGATGATGACATCTTAGAAGAGGGTATGGAAGAAGATGATTTTTTTGATAATAAGGCCAGTAACAGAGGACAAGTGCCATCAGAAGACATGAACGGAAAGGAAAAAGTTTCAGATTCTTTCAGTTTAACTGCTTCGCCTGTTGAACCAGCAACGCCAAGTCCAAAGCACGGTGTCCCACAGGCCAAGGCTAAGCCATTGAGAGTCCAGGCTCATGAGAGTGGACCACAGAAAGGCCATGTTTATGCAAG GCCGGCTGCATCATCCCGTGTAGAACCTAGCTTTACCGGAGCATTGAGTCTTCCAAAGCGTGCTTCAGAAAACAGTTTCTCAGCTCCTAGCAAATCTTCTGGAG GATTCCGTGATTCTCTGGCTGACAAGTCAAAGGCTAATGTGGTTCAAACCAAAGGAAGATTCTCAGTAACATCAGAGTACTTAGATCTTGCAAGG GCACGCCCTTTGAGAAAATCTACCAGTGTTGGTTTACTCGAATCTAAAATG CCCATCAAGGAGTTAATTAGTCGTCCTGCGTCTCCTTCGCCTCCTTCGTCTCCTCCGTTCATCATGCCTCAACTTCAAAATCTGGTCCTTCAAACTTCAAAACAACAG GAACTTATTATTAATCTACTGAAAAACTTACAAGTTACTGAAGCAACAGATG GCTCTCAAAATGGAAAGTTGCCACTTATGCCTGGAGGATCTGACATCAATGGAACT GTTGTTGAACCAATATCTTCAGAGAGAGAAAGGCTACTGCTTAACAAGATATCTGAGCTTCAGTctag GATGAAAGAGGTGACTGAAGAACTTGACGAAGAAAAGTCAAAACACGCACAA CTGCAGCAACAATTGAAAACACTGCTGAGTTACGCAGAAGCTTATGCAGAAGAGTAA
- the LOC103833966 gene encoding LOW QUALITY PROTEIN: ankyrin repeat-containing protein BDA1 (The sequence of the model RefSeq protein was modified relative to this genomic sequence to represent the inferred CDS: inserted 1 base in 1 codon; deleted 2 bases in 2 codons) yields the protein MDPRLIVTQIXDELYEVIHENPHILESIDAVPFINTPLHVASASGNLPLAMEIMNLKPSFARKLNTYGLSPLHLAIEEGQTRLVLSLLKVDPNLVRLPGREGTTPFHQVVGRGETDLMTEFLLACPGCIRDANVNGETALHIAVLNDRYEELELLLGWVQSLRQADAESLEMQFLNKRDQDGNTALHLAAYHNRFKAVKLLVKCHAVNLNSHNRIGLTAPDILQNQGEHQTNRNIENIVRKSGGKTGNSLPKPKKVSEVLRTPIGFTEHWFTRTARYRNQTSEGTRAALLVIAALIITTTYQTALQPPGSVYQENAAEESKKSVGTIMMNHKYFYVLRNVNSMAFVGADFMAFCLLPAGEVYVWFMWIAVPLYVSYLVSMSVISPDTVWSFSTSAVSVLIIIAVYMVVYFVRWRRSKKKIPGTTSDLILEGLTTLDLAKGVECR from the exons ATGGATCCAAGATTGATAGTAACTCAAA TCGATGAATTGTATGAGGTTATCCATGAGAATCCACACATTCTTGAAAGCATTGATGCAGTACCGTTCATCAACACTCCTCTTCATGTAGCTTCTGCTTCTGGGAACCTTCCTTTAGCCATGGAGATTATGAATCTAAAGCCATCATTTGCTAGAAAACTTAACACATATGGTTTAAGTCCATTGCATCTTGCAATAGAAGAAGGTCAAACACGGTTGGTTCTAAGTTTACTCAAGGTAGATCCTAACCTTGTTCGCCTTCCAGGAAGAGAAG GCACGACGCCGTTTCATCAAGTAGTGGGAAGAGGAGAGACTGATCTCATGACAGAGTTTCTCTTAGCTTGTCCTGGTTGCATTAGAGATGCTAACGTCAACGGTGAAACCGCTCTACACATCGCGGTTTTAAACGACAGGTACGAAGAGCTTGAACTGCTCTTAGGATGGGTTCAGAGTCTGCGTCAAGCAGACGCTGAATCGCTAGAGatgcaattttta aacaaacgTGACCAAGACGGTAACACAGCCTTGCACCTAGCAGCATATCACAACAGATTCAAAGCAGTGAAGCTGTTGGTAAAATGTCATGCGGTTAACCTAAACAGTCATAACCGGATCGGTTTAACAGCTCCAGATATCTTACAGAACCAGGGGGAACATCAAACGAACAGAAACATCGAAAACATTGTTAGAAAATCAGGAGGTAAGACCGGAAACTCTCTGCCAAAACCCAAGAAAGTGTCGGAAGTCTTGAGAACTCCGATTGGTTTCACAGAGCATTGGTTCACACGGACAGCACGGTACAGGAACCAGACATCAGAAGGAACACGAGCTGCGCTTCTAGTGATAGCCGCACTAATAATCACAACTACTTATCAAACAGCTTTGCAG CCACCAGGCAGTGTATACCAAGAAAATGCAGCTGAGGAAAGCAAGAAGAGTGTTGGTACTATAATGATGAATCATAAATATTTCTATGTTCTCCGGAATGTGAATAGTATGGCTTTCGTTGGAGCAGATTTCATGGCGTTCTGTTTGTTACCAGCTGGTGAAGTCTATGTGTGGTTCATGTGGATTGCAGTGCCCTTATATGTTTCTTACTTGGTTTCAATGTCGGTTATATCTCCAGATACAGTGTGGTCTTTCTCTACTAGTGCGGTCTCCGTATTGATCATTATTGCTGTGTACATGGTTGTGTATTTCGTGCGCTGGAGGCGGTCTAAGAAGAAGATACCTGGAACCACAAGTGATTTGATTCTTGAAGGCTTGACAACATTAGATTTAGCTAAAGGAGTTGAATGTAGATGA